One stretch of Phaeodactylum tricornutum CCAP 1055/1 chromosome 9, whole genome shotgun sequence DNA includes these proteins:
- a CDS encoding predicted protein, with amino-acid sequence MAGRNDVCGLVGTSFTAKRWLSLDICGFLGITLSWGVHAYALYVLGAYTIENSLASTVVFFSLYIPIALLALSSLYMAWTTDPGAVPLGARPLTIVRRANSGALSTARSQARGTRRCPKCHDNYKPPRAHHDSVTGRCVVKFDHFCPWVGNAVGAMNHKYFCLFLLYTCLACLTSLLLLLLRVIHCGYVRVIEEHEGGGASSSTGQTSSHEEALPAEPEKFFRPLHRFLDEDNDTEFLFAECNDFYSSHWVLGLVIVSLVFLVFTCSMGCEQMEAIETGQSKIARMKMRVGQTGTEFSRVTEGFNEMFGGSSPRVAWHWFNPWQGVRYPRGMEKVVLGYDWDVTFTATPYQEDAVASVELQGMEGGREVQAEAAHVTPPDTAPPIPSTVVTQDVEMVRHTSDISVQSNDENNSGRERISRRKPSPVAYDKHTIV; translated from the exons ATGGCGGGACGCAACGACGTGTGCGGCTTAGTGGGGACTTCGTTCACCGCCAAACGGTGGCTCTCTTTGGACATTTGCGGCTTCTTAGGCATCACACTTAGTTGGGGTGTGCACGCTTACGCCTTGTACGTTCTGGGAGCGTACACGATCGAAAACTCGCTGGCTTCGACCGTGGTCTTCTTTTCCCTCTATATTCCCATTGCTCTACTGGCCTTGAGTAGTTTGTACATGGCCTGGACGACAGATCCCGGCGCCGTTCCTCTGGGAGCACGGCCCTTGACCATTGTACGGAGGGCCAACAGTGGAGCCCTCTCCACGGCACGGAGCCAGGCCCGCGGCACCCGACGCTGTCCCAAGTGTCACGATAACTACAAACCCCCACGTGCACACCACGACAGTGTCACGGGACGCTGTGTCGTCAAGTTTGATCATTTTTGTCCCTGG GTCGGCAACGCGGTAGGTGCCATGAATCACAAATACTTCTGTCTTTTTCTACTCTACACTTGCTTGGCCTGCTTGACCTCCCTGCTCCTGCTGCTACTACGCGTCATACACTGTGGTTACGTCAGGGTCATTGAAGAGCACGAAGGCGGTGgcgccagcagcagcaccgGCCAAACCTCCTCACACGAGGAGGCACTCCCAGCGGAACCCGAAAAATTCTTTCGACCACTGCACCGatttttggacgaagacAACGACACGGAATTCCTCTTTGCCGAATGCAACGACTTTTACTCCAGTCACTGGGTGTTAGGCCTCGTCATTGTGTCGCTCGTCTTTCTAGTCTTTACCTGCAGTATGGGCTGCGAACAGATGGAAGCTATCGAAACGGGACAGAGCAAGATTGCCCGCATGAAAATGCGCGTTGGTCAAACGGGCACGGAATTTTCCCGCGTCACGGAAGGCTTCAACGAAATGTTCGGGGGTTCGTCGCCCAGAGTGGCGTGGCACTGGTTCAATCCGTGGCAAGGCGTGCGCTATCCCCGCGGCATGGAGAAGGTCGTCCTCGGGTATGACTGGGATGTCACCTTCACCGCAACGCCCTACCAAGAGGACGCGGTCGCTAGCGTGGAGTTGCAGGGCATGGAAGGGGGCCGAGAAGTACAAGCCGAGGCTGCGCACGTAACCCCTCCCGACACGGCCCCGCCCATTCCTTCTACGGTGGTCACGCAAGACGTGGAAATGGTACGACATACTTCCGATATTTCGGTCCAAAGTAATGACGAGAACAACAGCGGCCGGGAACGAATTAGTCGACGAAAACCTAGTCCAGTTGCCTACGACAAACATACCATTGTATGA
- a CDS encoding predicted protein — translation MKFTAPNVALFLLAALQATATSVHATRFCKEHGALIPVTVVSATSPDADGLKDGFEVFRDLLGGENNGNGAAPSAEGHRQVNWDAPIVPFDMPGDFFATTVDRGLNLRSKRDEFRVSNPDPKDGPKDDLFDSISPRAAKDFQTFSAFRLFTVAGGDNEFVAEFTVPGSHKEATVAGFGAVLVDVDLSHKTTLTFYADSGCIIAQEDAKALKDGLSFVGLVSQSEKFPIAKVEVELGNKAIDDTSRFRGFADFVVMDDFLYSEPQELH, via the coding sequence ATGAAATTTACTGCCCCGAACGTCGCcctcttcctcctcgccGCCCTCCAGGCCACCGCAACCTCCGTCCATGCCACCCGCTTCTGCAAGGAGCATGGTGCCCTCATCCCCGTCACCGTGGTGAGCGCCACATCTCCCGACGCTGACGGCCTGAAGGACGGCTTCGAGGTCTTCCGCGACCTGCTGGGCGGAGAAAACAACGGGAACGGGGCGGCGCCCTCCGCGGAGGGTCACCGCCAGGTGAACTGGGACGCACCCATAGTGCCCTTCGACATGCCGGGCGACTTCTTCGCCACGACTGTGGACCGCGGCCTCAACCTCCGCTCCAAGCGCGACGAGTTCCGCGTCAGCAACCCCGACCCCAAAGACGGCCCCAAGGACGACCTGTTTGATTCCATCAGCCCCAGGGCCGCCAAGGACTTCCAGACCTTCTCCGCCTTTCGCCTTTTCACGGTGGCGGGCGGCGACAACGAATTTGTAGCGGAGTTCACCGTGCCCGGAAGCCATAAAGAGGCCACCGTGGCGGGCTTTGGCGCTGTGCTGGTCGATGTTGACCTTAGCCACAAGACCACGCTGACCTTCTACGCCGACAGCGGCTGCATCATTGCCCAGGAAGATGCCAAGGCCCTCAAAGACGGCCTCTCGTTTGTGGGCCTCGTCTCCCAGTCGGAAAAGTTCCCCATTGCCAAGGTGGAGGTGGAGCTGGGCAATAAGGCCATTGACGACACCAGCCGCTTTCGCGGCTTTGCGGACTTTGTCGTCATGGACGACTTCTTGTACAGTGAGCCCCAGGAGCTCCACTAA
- a CDS encoding predicted protein, whose product MAPMDVDSPHEEERRTSVHPLAIVNMSDQYTRITCGGSPLTPDSPVVGLLFGTDHDHHWQIKDADDVPVDASESATTLIGLHQAVFPQHRVLGWYRVTSDDSEPLERDLVLTKQLAEHYQRRNFVFGLLQVPRSDAITAANANDEVDQDELPLTLYQVHGGSALVAIPAWTLTTSDAEKIAVERVVREKTKHPTDSRYVQQTKQTQQSVENIQHRVDVLVQFLEDTVNGTLPHNPALLRKVQSLVWHLGPVAATRPPRGLALEKGLQQLAILAQTVHAVQIFTDKVRVLAEANSGVPGGRPIGSHSARRFAA is encoded by the exons ATGGCTCCGATGGATGTAGATTCTCCGCACGAGGAAGAACGTCGGACTTCCGTGCACCCG TTGGCGATTGTGAACATGTCGGATCAGTATACACGTATTACCTGTGGTGGGTCTCCGCTCACTCCGGATTCCCCCGTCGTTGGTTTGCTCTTCGGAACGGACCATGACCATCACTGGCAGATCaaagacgccgacgacgttCCGGTCGACGCTTCGGAATCCGCCACCACTCTCATTGGTTTGCATCAAGCCGTCTTTCCGCAACATCGAGTGCTGGGTTGGTACCGCGTGACGTCGGACGATTCTGAACCACTCGAACGCGATCTCGTCTTGACGAAGCAGCTCGCGGAACACTACCAAAGGCGGAATTTTGTCTTTGGTCTTTTGCAAGTGCCTCGCTCGGACGCGATTACTGCGGCAAACGCGAACGATGAAGTCGACCAGGACGAGCTGCCCTTGACTTTGTATCAGGTTCACGGTGGTTCGGCGCTGGTAGCCATTCCCGCCTGGACACTCACAACCTCGGACGCCGAAAAGATTGCCGTCGAACGCGTCGTTCGTGAAAAGACGAAACATCCTACGGATAGTCGATATGTACAGCAGACCAAACAAACGCAACAGTCTGTGGAGAATATTCAGCATCGCGTCGACGTTCTCGTTCAGTTCTTGGAAGATACCGTTAATGGCACGCTCCCGCACAATCCGGCTTTGTTACGGAAAGTGCAAAGTCTAGTGTGGCACCTTGGACCCGTGGCGGCAACTCGTCCTCCCCGGGGGTTGGCTCTGGAGAAGGGACTGCAGCAGCTGgccattttggcgcaaacGGTACACGCCGTGCAGATCTTTACCGACAAGGTCCGAGTCCTGGCCGAAGCCAACTCTGGGGTACCCGGTGGTCGTCCCATCGGATCCCATTCCGCCCGTCGCTTCGCAGCGTAA
- a CDS encoding predicted protein — protein CYMCFDEEDSEENPMITPCKCSGDTKYVHVDCLRKWHTAEADNQICFLSSVDATCSVCKSTFKSDFKLKDGRHLKLFKSSLEPPYVSLLVATKHEMAQRLFNTRFQLSFSTLMKPDGKNATRPLLLGRSSGSDMVLDYRTVSARHASIRFKNGEFIFTDGGSSNGSYLYLRKPLELSPSQAVQFRLGRSMI, from the coding sequence TGCTACATGTGCttcgatgaagaagattccGAAGAAAACCCAATGATCACTCCCTGTAAATGTAGCGGAGATACCAAGTACGTCCATGTGGATTGTCTCCGCAAGTGGCATACGGCGGAAGCCGACAACCAGATCTGCTTCCTCTCGTCTGTCGACGCCACCTGTTCCGTCTGCAAAAGTACCTTCAAGTCCGATTTTAAGCTCAAGGATGGACGTCACCTTAAGCTATTCAAGTCCTCCTTGGAGCCTCCATACGTTTCGCTGCTGGTGGCCACCAAGCACGAAATGGCCCAGCGGCTTTTCAACACGCGATTCCAGCTATCCTTTAGCACCCTGATGAAGCCCGATGGCAAAAACGCTACACGCCCGCTACTTTTGGGGCGCTCTTCTGGATCCGACATGGTCTTGGATTATCGCACGGTCTCTGCTCGCCACGCCTCTATTCGCTTTAAGAATGGGGAATTCATCTTTACGGATGGCGGCTCGTCCAACGGCTCCTATCTTTATTTACGGAAGCCCTTGGAACTGTCCCCATCCCAGGCCGTACAGTTTCGTCTGGGGCGTTCGATGATC
- a CDS encoding predicted protein (hypothetical protein similar to gi|35213617 glr3047 [Gloeobacter violaceus PCC 7421), with amino-acid sequence MKFTAPNVALFLLAALQATATSVHATRFCKEHGALIPVTVVSATSPDADGLKDGFEVFRDLLGGENNGNGAAPSAEGHRQVNWDAPIVPFDMPGDFFATTVDRGLNLRSKRDEFRVSNPDPKDGPKDDLFDSISPRAAKDFQTFSAFRLFTVAGGDNEFVAEFTVPGSHKEATVAGFGAVLVDVDLSHKTTLTFYADSGCIIAQEDAKALKDGLSFVGLVSQSEKFPIAKVEVELGTKAIDDTSRFRGFADFVVMDDFLYSEPQELH; translated from the coding sequence ATGAAATTTACTGCCCCGAACGTCGCcctcttcctcctcgccGCCCTCCAGGCCACCGCAACCTCCGTCCATGCCACCCGCTTCTGCAAGGAGCATGGTGCCCTCATCCCCGTCACCGTGGTGAGCGCCACATCTCCCGACGCTGACGGCCTGAAGGACGGCTTCGAGGTCTTCCGCGACCTGCTGGGCGGGGAAAACAACGGGAACGGGGCGGCGCCCTCCGCGGAGGGTCACCGCCAGGTGAACTGGGACGCACCCATAGTGCCCTTCGACATGCCGGGCGACTTCTTCGCCACGACTGTGGACCGCGGCCTCAACCTCCGCTCCAAGCGCGACGAGTTCCGCGTCAGCAACCCCGACCCCAAAGACGGCCCCAAGGACGACCTGTTCGATTCCATCAGCCCCAGGGCCGCCAAGGACTTCCAGACCTTCTCCGCCTTTCGCCTTTTCACGGTGGCGGGCGGCGACAACGAATTCGTAGCGGAGTTCACCGTGCCCGGAAGCCATAAAGAGGCCACCGTGGCGGGCTTTGGCGCTGTGCTGGTCGATGTTGACCTTAGCCACAAGACCACGCTGACGTTCTACGCCGACAGCGGCTGCATCATCGCCCAGGAAGATGCCAAGGCCCTCAAAGACGGCCTCTCGTTTGTGGGCCTCGTCTCCCAATCGGAAAAGTTCCCCATTGCCAAGGTGGAGGTGGAGCTGGGCACCAAGGCGATCGACGACACCAGCCGCTTTCGCGGCTTTGCggacttcgtcgtcatggacgaCTTCTTGTACAGTGAGCCCCAGGAGCTCCACTAA